A region of Plectropomus leopardus isolate mb chromosome 16, YSFRI_Pleo_2.0, whole genome shotgun sequence DNA encodes the following proteins:
- the LOC121955232 gene encoding hydroperoxide isomerase ALOXE3-like: MAEYKLEVTTGDKQYAGTWDHIYVTLFGTEGQSERTELDNYGSDFSTGTTGTYTVKTSLSLGKLLLVKVEKDPFLYLPEDEWYFSKVVVTTPEGEAILFPCYRWISRGELVELRGGRAMKTFEEDHPLLIDHRKKELIHKKNFYQWKSLGEGLPNIVCFNDLSELPAEIRYSKSKSTESEIITLLTNIELKLKGLFGSTEKWESIEDMKKIFWCKKTTLSEYVSEHWKEDDFYGSQFLNGVNPNMIKRCSELPPNFPVTEEMVKPFLTEGSSLQKEMEKGNIFLYDQKRMDGITPRANYGELLHVTAGLCLLYVNQEKKLMPIAIQLHQQPSEQNPIFLPSDPEADWLLAKMFIKNADSMDHQAVHHLMNTHFLAEVYAVAALRSFSVIHPLYKLLIPHFRYTFHVNIGGRTYLFGPKGTLNGSSLGYDGLAKLMRRAHSETTYSSLCLPENIIARGLESIPNFYYRDDGLKLWNIINSFVKAVVEHYYPSDSEVCKDTELQEWISEIFTHGFFGNKASGFPAGFHTVEEVIKFITMVIFTATAQHAAVNSGQYDYYSWPPNGTLLLHKPPPTTKGQSSMRTILETLPDVGETVSFAALTWLLTEKYTDVVPMGSYPEERFDEPAPKQMIKEFQAELSYLSEAITARNSQLEVPYTYLNPADIENSITI; this comes from the exons ATGGCTGAGTACAAGCTAGAGGTGACAACAGGTGACAAGCAATATGCAGGAACATGGGACCACATATATGTCACCTTATTTGGAACTGAAGGGCAGAGTGAGAGAACTGAGTTGGACAACTATGGCTCTGACTTTTCAACGGGGACA acaGGGACCTACACCGTGAAAACCAGTTTATCTCTGGGGAAACTCCTGCTGGTTAAGGTGGAGAAAGATCCATTTTTGTATCTCCCAGAAGATGAATGGTACTTCTCCAAAGTCGTGGTGACGACTCCAGAAGGAGAAGCCATTCTTTTCCCCTGTTACAGATGGATCTCCAGGGGAGAACTGGTGGAgctgagaggagggagag CCATGAAAACCTTTGAGGAGGACCATCCCCTGCTGATTGACCACAGGAAAAAAGAGCTGATACATAAAAAGAACTTTTACCA atgGAAGAGTTTGGGTGAAGGACTACCCAACATTGTCTGCTTCAATGATCTGTCTGAGCTCCCAGCTGAAATCCGCTACTCTAAGTCCAAATCAACTGAATCAGAAATCATAACATTGTTGAC TAACATTGAACTCAAGCTTAAGGGGCTGTTTGGATCTACTGAGAAATGGGAAAGCAttgaagacatgaaaaaaatcttctgGTGCAAAAAGACAACATTGTCAG AGTATGTTTCTGAGCACTGGAAGGAGGACGACTTTTATGGATCCCAGTTTCTGAATGGAGTCAACCCCAATATGATCAAGCGCTGCTCAGAGCTTCCCCCAAACTTTCCAGTCACAGAGGAGATGGTGAAGCCGTTCCTGACAGAGGGAAGCTCTCTGCAGAAGGAAATGGAG AAAGGCAACATATTCCTCTATGATCAAAAGAGGATGGATGGAATAACTCCTAGAGCAAATTATGGTGAACTTCTGCACGTGACTGCTGGTCTCTGTTTGCTCTACGtgaaccaagaaaaaaaactgatgccaATTGCAATACAG TTGCATCAACAACCTTCGGAGCAGAATCCCATCTTTCTGCCAAGTGACCCAGAGGCTGACTGGCTGCTGGCAaagatgtttattaaaaatgcagattCCATGGATCATCAAGCCGTCCATCACCTCATGAACACTCACTTTCTGGCTGAGGTCTATGCTGTTGCCGCTCTTCGCAGCTTCTCTGTGATTCATCCCCTCTACAAG CTGCTGATCCCACACTTTCGCTACACTTTCCACGTCAACATTGGAGGCCGCACATATCTTTTTGGACCGAAGGGGACTTTGAATGGG AGTTCACTTGGATATGACGGACTTGCAAAGCTCATGAGAAGGGCTCACTCTGAAACGACCTACAGCTCCCTCTGTCTGCCAGAGAACATCATTGCACGAGGACTGGAGTCCATACCAAACTTCTACTACAGAGATGACGGCCTGAAGCTGTGGAACATcatcaacag CTTTGTGAAGGCAGTAGTGGAGCACTATTATCCCTCAGACAGTGAGGTGTGTAAAGACACTGAGCTGCAGGAATGGATCAGTGAGATATTCACACATGGCTTCTTCGGAAACAAAGCCTCAG GGTTTCCAGCAGGTTTTCATACTGTTGAAGAGGTGATCAAGTTCATCACCATGGTGATCTTCACAGCCACAGCTCAACATGCTGCAGTAAACAGTGGGCAG TACGACTACTACTCCTGGCCACCCAATGGCACACTCCTGCTGCACAAGCCTCCTCCAACCACCAAGGGACAGTCAAGCATGAGGACAATTTTGGAGACCCTCCCAGATGTTGGCGAGACAGTCAGCTTTGCAGCACTGACTTGGCTgcttacagaaaaat